One segment of Romeriopsis navalis LEGE 11480 DNA contains the following:
- a CDS encoding WecB/TagA/CpsF family glycosyltransferase, giving the protein MSEPGELNAIASHSAFGLCIFLHRQYVACLRGGTEGFVGFILTARSLTRAMPQPAPQTISQAEVRLLYERFQRVTLVSTASYLTKFPRQELDAAVKLLMHEEIQQLQRQLRGAAFISGLGTVSRLEAPELPPIADPKTGQPNTKAVYRAFRQAVLTSSANVLREQQAASISQAVNILNVEIDNLSMQEFLGQLEQGVVFTPNVDHLMKLQHDKAFVAAYQQADYRVCDSQVLLYAAKFLGDPIKAKISGSDLFPKFCEYHAQNEAIKIFLMGGAEGIAAQARSRLNRRIGREIIVADLSPSFGFEKNPKECLEIVQLIRQSSANVLVVGVGAPKQEIWITKHRHMLPNIDIFLAVGAAIDFEAGNKPRSPEWMSHLGIEWMHRLLSEPQRLWKRYLIEDMPFFALLFKQKLRKFLAGS; this is encoded by the coding sequence ATGAGCGAACCAGGGGAGCTGAATGCGATTGCGTCGCATTCAGCGTTTGGGCTGTGCATTTTTTTGCATCGCCAATATGTGGCATGTTTACGCGGTGGAACTGAGGGATTTGTCGGCTTTATTTTGACCGCCCGATCGCTTACTCGTGCCATGCCTCAACCAGCACCTCAAACTATTTCCCAAGCCGAAGTTCGTCTATTATACGAGCGGTTTCAGCGGGTCACGCTTGTCTCAACGGCGAGCTATTTGACCAAGTTTCCGCGCCAAGAGCTGGATGCTGCCGTTAAGCTCTTGATGCATGAGGAAATTCAGCAGCTCCAACGTCAACTTCGAGGCGCCGCTTTTATCTCCGGATTGGGCACAGTTTCGCGCCTTGAAGCCCCAGAACTACCGCCGATCGCCGACCCCAAAACCGGGCAACCCAATACCAAAGCCGTTTATCGCGCGTTTCGGCAAGCCGTTTTAACGTCATCGGCAAACGTTCTCCGCGAACAGCAGGCGGCCTCGATTAGTCAGGCAGTCAATATTTTGAATGTCGAGATTGATAACTTATCAATGCAAGAGTTTCTCGGGCAACTCGAACAAGGCGTCGTCTTCACGCCCAATGTCGATCACCTTATGAAGCTACAGCACGACAAGGCTTTTGTCGCGGCCTATCAGCAGGCCGACTATCGTGTCTGTGACAGCCAGGTCTTACTTTATGCAGCAAAATTCCTGGGCGATCCGATTAAAGCCAAAATTTCTGGGTCGGATTTATTTCCGAAATTCTGTGAATATCATGCCCAGAATGAAGCGATCAAAATCTTTCTTATGGGCGGTGCAGAAGGTATTGCAGCACAAGCTAGAAGCCGCTTGAATCGACGTATTGGGCGGGAAATTATTGTCGCCGACCTATCCCCGTCTTTCGGCTTTGAGAAAAATCCGAAGGAATGTCTGGAAATTGTGCAACTAATTCGTCAATCCTCCGCCAACGTCTTAGTCGTTGGGGTCGGTGCCCCGAAGCAAGAAATCTGGATTACCAAGCATCGGCATATGCTGCCGAATATCGACATTTTCCTCGCGGTTGGGGCTGCGATCGATTTCGAGGCCGGGAATAAGCCCCGATCGCCGGAATGGATGAGCCATCTCGGCATCGAATGGATGCATCGTTTACTGAGCGAACCTCAACGGCTGTGGAAACGCTATCTGATTGAAGATATGCCCTTCTTCGCATTGTTATTTAAACAAAAATTGCGGAAATTTTTGGCAGGGTCTTAA
- the sds gene encoding solanesyl diphosphate synthase, producing the protein MSLFAPVEQDIAILSDNLKQLVGAKHPILGLAAERLFGAGGKRIRPAIVFLVGHATMRGAELTVRHRRLAEITEMIHTASLVHDDVVDEAETRRGIETVHSVFGNRIAVLAGDFLFAQSSWYLANLDNLEVVKLLSEVIKDFAEGEIQQGLNRFDTELTIDAYLQKSYYKTASLIANSCKAAAILSDPHDASTAHQMYTYGNHLGIAFQVVDDIFDFTASADVLGKPTGSDLSSGHLTAPTLFAMEEKPYLRQLIDREFAQENDLAEALALVNDSQGIARSKELASYHSQQAVASLRELPSSEAKDSLLALTDYVLSRMY; encoded by the coding sequence ATGTCCCTTTTCGCGCCCGTTGAACAGGATATTGCCATTTTGAGCGATAACCTGAAGCAGCTTGTCGGCGCTAAGCATCCGATTCTTGGTTTAGCGGCAGAGCGCCTATTTGGGGCTGGCGGTAAGCGTATTCGGCCGGCCATTGTGTTTTTGGTCGGTCATGCGACGATGCGCGGCGCCGAACTGACCGTACGGCACCGTCGCTTGGCTGAGATTACGGAAATGATTCATACGGCCAGCTTGGTCCATGATGATGTGGTGGACGAGGCCGAAACACGTCGTGGAATTGAGACCGTACATAGTGTTTTTGGCAATCGGATTGCGGTCCTAGCGGGTGATTTTCTGTTTGCGCAGTCGTCTTGGTATCTGGCCAATCTCGATAATCTCGAAGTTGTTAAGCTTTTGTCTGAGGTCATTAAAGACTTTGCTGAAGGTGAAATTCAGCAAGGTTTGAATCGATTTGATACTGAGCTGACCATTGATGCCTATCTCCAAAAGAGTTACTACAAGACCGCTTCCCTGATTGCCAATAGCTGTAAAGCGGCCGCAATTCTGAGTGATCCGCATGATGCCAGCACCGCGCATCAGATGTATACCTATGGCAACCACTTGGGGATAGCATTTCAAGTCGTGGATGATATTTTTGATTTCACTGCATCGGCGGATGTGCTGGGAAAACCGACTGGATCCGATTTAAGTAGTGGCCATCTGACTGCGCCGACGTTGTTTGCGATGGAAGAAAAGCCTTATCTGCGGCAGCTGATTGATCGGGAATTTGCCCAGGAAAATGATTTGGCGGAAGCGTTAGCGTTAGTAAACGACAGCCAGGGTATTGCTCGATCGAAAGAATTGGCTTCCTATCATAGTCAACAGGCCGTTGCCAGCCTGCGGGAATTGCCGTCGTCTGAAGCGAAGGACTCCTTATTAGCCTTGACCGACTATGTTTTGAGCCGCATGTACTAG
- a CDS encoding DMT family transporter, which translates to MATTKPPTWQISSILTVGMMAIATAAIFIRCAVNTAGVSHPSFSLVIAASRMSLAALLLTPQFWLNQSSIPWHNHRAIAYAVGAGITLAIHFAAWVTSLSYTSIAASTVLVTTTPIWTTLTCRVYFKEAMSNWSILGLAIACSGSLRIATDHMQTASAADPMLGNSLALIGAVMATAYLLLGRCAQQNGLATSHYSLLAYSTAAIVLLPLPLLNGVSYFGYAPMTYGWFILLAIVPQLIGHTSFNWAIRHVSPSLVTLTILAEPIGASWLGYLIFQEIPTTQTLQGSGMILSGITIASLSAAKTTSE; encoded by the coding sequence GTGGCCACAACGAAACCACCCACCTGGCAAATTAGCAGCATCTTGACCGTCGGGATGATGGCGATCGCCACCGCGGCGATTTTCATCCGTTGCGCGGTCAACACAGCCGGCGTCAGTCATCCCAGCTTTAGCTTGGTGATTGCGGCGAGTCGGATGAGCCTCGCCGCACTATTACTGACCCCACAGTTTTGGCTCAATCAATCATCCATCCCTTGGCACAATCACCGGGCAATCGCCTATGCCGTAGGTGCCGGAATTACTTTGGCAATTCACTTTGCAGCTTGGGTGACATCGCTAAGTTATACCTCGATCGCCGCCTCTACAGTTTTAGTCACGACGACGCCAATTTGGACAACATTGACCTGCCGCGTATATTTCAAAGAAGCGATGAGCAATTGGTCAATCCTGGGCCTGGCGATCGCCTGTTCGGGCAGTTTGCGCATTGCGACCGATCACATGCAAACAGCCAGCGCAGCAGATCCAATGCTGGGGAATAGCCTCGCTTTAATTGGCGCCGTGATGGCCACTGCCTATTTATTACTGGGTCGCTGCGCCCAACAGAATGGGCTCGCCACAAGTCACTATAGCTTGTTAGCCTATAGCACTGCCGCAATTGTGCTTTTGCCCTTGCCATTACTCAATGGGGTCAGTTACTTCGGTTATGCCCCAATGACATATGGTTGGTTCATCCTACTGGCAATCGTGCCACAGCTAATCGGCCACACTAGCTTCAACTGGGCGATCCGCCATGTATCACCCAGTCTCGTCACACTCACCATTCTGGCGGAACCGATCGGTGCCAGCTGGCTCGGCTATTTAATTTTTCAGGAAATACCCACAACACAAACCCTACAGGGCAGCGGGATGATTCTCAGCGGCATCACGATCGCCAGTCTCAGTGCCGCCAAAACAACCTCAGAATAA